Proteins encoded by one window of Chryseobacterium sp. POL2:
- a CDS encoding GumC family protein: protein MDNQKKTEESVNIQDILKPYFKKIHWFIIGVLLMLALAIAYIKLTRPVYKSESTVLIKDAKKMSSASGDFGVLQGLAGFGGMGTNSIENEIEILQSKKLITDLVQDLNIQTKLYAKSGFTKIELYKTTSPLIVKVVNEKNTADSPKKPLELSINGDKITLKSEELKSDIVTTYNKLVSLPYANLMFLKNASFDANIVKDVEDFKNLELEYHTLEATVNDFQKNISVDLVNKDATIISLSLIYPENNKAKDILNSLIYQYNFDAINDKNIESKKTKDFIDERIDLISKELGEVESQKEQFKISNDIVDLMSEARLNVQGSMQAKARELDLETQLQISNMLLSAMNGQKSNQLLPVNIGLSNEGAVKIIENYNRLILQRNKLLENATNENPLVQDLDNQIRQTRNSIQESLHKSITSINLTKSQIQGEVGNLESKLNKVPRQEKLFRSIERQQQIKENLYLLLLEKREEAAISLAMTANKARVIDNAYTLEKPESPKKMITLLAALIFGVLIPFVIIYLRLLFNNSIESKHDLERLSKVPVLSEIPRLAKGDEHLIQMNDVSPMAEAFRILVTNLNFMLPKKEKGKTIMVTSTIKGEGKTFISINLALALASPKKKVLVIGSDIRNPQLQRYDLSKKTVAGLTEYLAGGVENIEDIIYPSSFADNCDIIYSGSIPPNPTALLENGRYKMLVDQVKEMYEYVILDTAPLMLVTDSLLIADNADTTLYVTRSEITDKAFIDFANKNIDSHKINNTAFVLNDVHKSNFGYGNKYGYGYHAEEKSWFKKLRKRFGL from the coding sequence ATGGATAATCAAAAAAAAACTGAAGAGTCGGTAAATATTCAAGATATATTAAAGCCTTATTTTAAAAAAATACACTGGTTTATCATTGGTGTTCTTTTAATGCTGGCTTTAGCCATTGCTTATATAAAATTAACACGTCCAGTTTATAAGTCTGAAAGTACGGTTTTGATAAAGGATGCAAAAAAAATGTCTAGTGCATCAGGAGATTTTGGTGTTTTGCAGGGACTTGCTGGATTTGGAGGTATGGGGACCAACAGTATCGAAAATGAAATCGAGATTTTACAGTCCAAAAAGCTAATAACAGATTTGGTACAGGATTTAAATATTCAAACTAAATTATACGCAAAATCTGGATTTACAAAAATTGAATTGTATAAGACCACATCGCCACTTATTGTAAAAGTTGTTAATGAAAAAAACACTGCAGATTCTCCTAAAAAACCACTTGAGCTTAGTATTAACGGAGATAAAATTACTTTAAAATCAGAAGAATTAAAATCAGATATTGTAACGACTTACAATAAGTTGGTGAGTCTTCCGTATGCTAATTTAATGTTTTTGAAGAATGCAAGTTTTGATGCCAATATTGTAAAAGATGTTGAAGATTTTAAAAATCTAGAATTAGAATACCATACGTTAGAGGCGACTGTTAATGATTTTCAAAAGAATATTTCTGTTGATTTAGTTAATAAAGATGCAACGATAATCTCTTTAAGCTTAATCTATCCAGAAAATAATAAAGCGAAAGATATTTTAAATAGTCTTATCTATCAGTATAATTTTGATGCAATTAATGATAAAAATATAGAATCTAAAAAGACTAAGGATTTTATTGATGAAAGAATTGATTTGATATCTAAGGAGTTAGGAGAAGTTGAGAGTCAGAAAGAGCAATTCAAAATTAGCAATGATATTGTTGATTTGATGAGTGAAGCCAGACTGAATGTACAAGGTTCTATGCAAGCTAAAGCAAGAGAGCTTGATTTAGAAACCCAACTTCAGATTTCTAATATGCTATTAAGCGCAATGAATGGTCAGAAATCGAATCAATTGTTACCCGTAAATATTGGATTAAGTAATGAAGGTGCTGTTAAAATCATCGAGAACTATAACAGACTTATATTGCAACGTAATAAACTGTTGGAGAATGCTACCAATGAAAATCCATTGGTGCAGGATTTGGATAATCAGATTCGACAAACAAGAAATTCCATTCAAGAAAGTCTTCATAAAAGTATAACATCAATTAATCTTACCAAAAGCCAGATACAAGGTGAAGTAGGAAATCTGGAAAGTAAACTTAATAAAGTGCCTCGTCAAGAAAAACTTTTCAGAAGTATTGAAAGACAACAACAGATTAAAGAAAATTTATATTTATTACTCTTAGAAAAACGTGAAGAAGCTGCTATATCCTTGGCGATGACTGCTAATAAAGCGAGAGTTATTGATAATGCTTATACCCTCGAAAAGCCTGAGAGTCCAAAGAAAATGATTACGCTGCTTGCGGCATTGATTTTTGGAGTATTGATACCTTTTGTTATCATCTATTTACGTTTATTATTTAATAATAGTATAGAATCTAAACATGATCTTGAGCGTTTGTCAAAAGTCCCTGTATTATCAGAAATTCCAAGGTTGGCAAAAGGTGATGAGCATTTAATACAAATGAATGATGTATCACCTATGGCAGAGGCTTTTAGGATTTTGGTTACTAACTTAAATTTTATGCTTCCTAAGAAGGAGAAGGGTAAAACCATTATGGTGACATCAACGATTAAAGGAGAAGGTAAAACCTTTATTTCAATTAACTTGGCGCTTGCATTAGCTTCACCAAAGAAGAAAGTATTGGTCATAGGATCGGATATTCGTAATCCGCAATTACAAAGATATGATCTTAGTAAAAAGACTGTCGCAGGTCTTACAGAATATTTGGCTGGAGGTGTTGAAAATATTGAAGATATAATATATCCAAGCTCATTTGCTGATAATTGTGACATAATCTATTCGGGAAGTATTCCACCTAATCCAACTGCATTGTTGGAGAATGGACGATACAAAATGCTGGTTGATCAGGTCAAAGAAATGTACGAGTATGTCATTTTGGATACAGCACCACTAATGCTGGTAACAGACTCATTATTGATTGCAGACAATGCCGATACAACATTATATGTAACGCGTTCAGAAATAACTGATAAAGCTTTCATTGACTTTGCTAATAAGAATATTGATAGTCATAAAATCAACAATACCGCATTTGTTCTTAACGATGTTCATAAGTCTAATTTTGGATATGGTAATAAGTATGGGTACGGCTATCATGCCGAAGAGAAATCTTGGTTTAAGAAATTAAGAAAAAGATTTGGATTATGA
- a CDS encoding polysaccharide biosynthesis/export family protein, whose product MKKVFYVTLLGFLLLNYSCKSKENINYLKNIENVAMEASYSSINKTTIQPGDNLVIKVSASDMDVVKPFNQSSSSSEVSQYSQSSTNLPTQGQITNSGPTYTVDSNNNIDFPVVGIINTQNKTIEDLSALLRDKISRYVKNPTVNIKNTNFKITVLGEVNKPGYFVLPDGQSATVFTALGMAGDLTIYGERENVLLVRNVDGQMTKQYINLTDANFINSDSFQLKQNDVIYVNANKAKQNSSWFGPQTGVWISIASVMVTILALVIKK is encoded by the coding sequence ATGAAGAAAGTTTTCTATGTCACCTTATTAGGATTTTTATTGTTAAATTATTCTTGTAAATCCAAAGAGAATATTAACTACTTGAAAAATATAGAAAATGTAGCCATGGAGGCTTCGTATAGTAGTATCAATAAAACAACAATCCAGCCAGGTGATAATCTAGTGATTAAAGTTTCTGCGAGCGATATGGACGTTGTTAAGCCTTTTAATCAATCTTCTTCATCTAGTGAAGTTTCACAATATTCACAATCTAGTACGAATTTGCCAACGCAAGGTCAGATTACAAACTCGGGACCAACTTATACGGTAGATTCTAATAATAATATCGATTTTCCAGTTGTCGGCATCATTAATACTCAAAATAAAACTATTGAAGATTTATCGGCTTTATTAAGAGATAAAATTTCTCGATATGTTAAAAATCCAACGGTTAATATTAAAAACACCAATTTTAAAATTACAGTTTTGGGAGAGGTTAATAAACCAGGTTATTTTGTATTGCCTGATGGGCAGTCAGCGACTGTTTTCACAGCTTTAGGTATGGCAGGCGATCTTACCATTTATGGTGAACGCGAGAATGTTTTGTTGGTTCGTAATGTCGATGGACAAATGACAAAGCAGTATATTAATCTTACAGATGCTAATTTTATAAATTCTGATTCTTTTCAATTGAAGCAGAATGACGTCATTTATGTTAATGCTAACAAGGCTAAACAAAACTCTTCTTGGTTTGGGCCGCAAACAGGCGTTTGGATCTCTATAGCCTCTGTAATGGTAACAATATTAGCATTAGTTATCAAAAAATAA
- a CDS encoding polysaccharide biosynthesis protein encodes MFKTIFENKIYNGDNVIGLTDIKYLPRWVVLIIDILFLVLSLLVTFFVIFKLKTKAFNVLDSFQSSFIILVINIVFMYVFKTYAGVIRHSTFIDLLKILLASFCTAAVLFAINFTNILLGNEKVFLNSFIILYAVFSSMLLFTFRLVVKEAFHYAREVSRSSLKKKIMVLGVDEQAVAIARAILDNPKLPYHITSFISLDNKSGGNYAKILGKSIVNKVSFIKQNKLELDIEGVILIKESLSKEELDEWIGILLEKDIKILKAPSVQKLRSTDNANFIKAVQIEDLLNRKPIKLDNEDVKKRHFNKEVLITGGAGSIGSEIINQVAKFSPSLIVVVDQAETPLYEVELHLREKFPHIEFKFVLADVSNIKRIEPLFKKHHFSMVYHAAAYKHVPLVESNPQEAVRVNILGSKNLAVLSSQYNVNRFVMVSTDKAVNPTNVMGATKRVAELFVQSLQNRPGNKTKFITTRFGNVLGSNGSVIPHFKKQIEKGGPVTITHPEIVRYFMTIPEACELVLNAGIMGNGGEIYVFDMGEPVKILDLATRMIKLSGFEPQTDIKIVYTGLRPGEKLYEELLSDDAKTLPTNHEKILISKDPVMAFEEINHLVNNMLSSLEDDSRFDVVTKIKVIVKEFISNNSEYESLDK; translated from the coding sequence ATGTTTAAAACAATTTTTGAAAATAAAATTTATAACGGCGACAATGTTATAGGTCTTACAGATATCAAATATCTACCGAGATGGGTCGTTTTAATCATAGACATTCTTTTTTTAGTTCTGTCTTTGCTCGTTACTTTTTTTGTGATTTTTAAATTAAAGACAAAAGCTTTTAATGTACTGGACTCGTTCCAAAGTTCTTTTATAATTCTTGTTATTAATATTGTGTTTATGTATGTTTTCAAAACATACGCAGGGGTAATACGACATTCGACCTTTATAGATTTACTCAAAATATTATTGGCGAGTTTTTGTACAGCAGCAGTCTTATTTGCTATTAATTTTACAAATATTCTTTTGGGGAATGAAAAAGTGTTCCTTAATTCTTTCATTATCTTGTATGCTGTATTTTCATCGATGTTGCTTTTTACTTTCAGGCTTGTAGTGAAAGAAGCTTTTCATTACGCAAGAGAAGTATCAAGAAGTAGCTTGAAGAAAAAGATTATGGTTTTAGGTGTTGATGAGCAAGCTGTTGCCATTGCACGGGCTATTTTGGACAATCCCAAACTGCCTTATCATATTACCAGTTTTATTTCTCTTGACAATAAATCGGGTGGTAACTACGCCAAAATTCTCGGAAAGTCCATTGTTAATAAAGTCTCTTTTATTAAACAAAATAAATTAGAATTAGACATAGAAGGTGTTATACTTATCAAAGAGTCTTTATCCAAAGAAGAGCTTGACGAATGGATTGGTATTTTGCTAGAAAAAGATATAAAAATTCTGAAAGCTCCTTCTGTTCAAAAACTTAGAAGTACCGATAATGCTAATTTCATTAAGGCTGTTCAGATTGAAGATTTGTTGAACCGAAAACCAATCAAGCTTGATAACGAAGATGTTAAAAAAAGACATTTTAACAAAGAAGTTCTTATCACGGGAGGTGCAGGGTCGATAGGTTCAGAAATTATTAATCAGGTAGCCAAGTTTTCCCCTTCTTTAATAGTGGTTGTCGATCAGGCAGAGACGCCTTTGTATGAGGTTGAGCTTCATTTGCGAGAAAAGTTTCCGCATATTGAATTTAAGTTTGTTTTAGCGGATGTTTCAAATATCAAGAGGATAGAACCTTTGTTTAAAAAGCATCATTTTTCAATGGTTTATCATGCTGCAGCTTATAAGCATGTCCCTTTGGTTGAGAGCAATCCTCAGGAAGCTGTGAGGGTTAATATTTTAGGGTCAAAAAACCTTGCGGTATTATCGAGTCAATATAATGTTAACCGTTTTGTAATGGTTTCTACCGACAAGGCTGTTAACCCAACCAATGTCATGGGTGCCACCAAGAGAGTGGCAGAACTTTTTGTGCAATCTTTACAAAACCGTCCAGGAAACAAAACTAAATTTATTACCACGCGTTTTGGAAATGTTTTGGGGTCCAACGGTTCGGTGATTCCACATTTTAAAAAGCAGATCGAAAAAGGAGGTCCTGTGACCATTACACATCCTGAAATTGTTAGGTATTTTATGACGATTCCTGAAGCTTGTGAATTGGTTTTAAATGCTGGTATTATGGGTAATGGCGGCGAAATCTATGTGTTTGATATGGGAGAGCCTGTTAAGATTTTGGATTTGGCGACCAGAATGATAAAATTGTCAGGTTTTGAGCCACAAACAGATATCAAAATTGTATATACAGGGCTACGTCCGGGTGAAAAGTTGTATGAAGAATTGCTTAGCGATGATGCTAAAACATTACCGACCAATCATGAAAAGATATTAATTTCAAAAGATCCGGTTATGGCATTTGAAGAAATTAATCATTTAGTTAACAATATGTTGTCATCATTAGAAGATGATTCTAGGTTTGATGTTGTTACTAAAATTAAAGTAATTGTTAAGGAATTTATAAGTAATAATTCCGAATACGAGTCGTTAGATAAATAA
- a CDS encoding DegT/DnrJ/EryC1/StrS family aminotransferase, with product MEGKIWLSSPHMGGGEMKYIQQAFDENWISPLGPNVNAFEEDLESFLGEDVHVAAVSSGTAAIHLALKLIGVQFGDEVICQSLTFVASANPIMYMGATPIFVDSEIETWNIDPVALEEAIVDGINRGKKPKAIIAVCIYGMPYKVEAIKLIAEKYDIPLIEDSAEALGSMYKGQKCGTFGDLSVLSFNGNKIITSSGGGALVTSNYKYKEKAVFLSTQSKDAAAHYQHSEVGYNYRLSNICAGIGRGQMEVLNDRVSQRRSNHAFYESFLNDVDGVSLFSEPNEDYFCNYWLSVILLDPTKIKRNREEIREGLLKEGIEARPLWKPLHLQPIFKNSRFYGGDVSETLFNQGLCLPSGSNLSEDQKEHIKKVLLALL from the coding sequence ATGGAAGGAAAAATTTGGCTGTCATCGCCACATATGGGAGGTGGAGAGATGAAGTATATACAACAAGCATTTGACGAGAATTGGATTAGCCCGTTAGGACCCAATGTTAATGCTTTTGAGGAGGATCTAGAGTCGTTTTTAGGAGAAGATGTACATGTAGCGGCTGTTTCGTCTGGTACTGCAGCCATACATTTGGCACTAAAGCTTATTGGTGTTCAGTTTGGAGATGAGGTGATATGTCAAAGTTTGACTTTTGTAGCCTCTGCTAATCCGATTATGTATATGGGCGCTACGCCTATATTTGTAGATAGTGAAATAGAAACATGGAATATCGATCCAGTTGCTTTGGAAGAAGCTATTGTTGATGGTATTAACAGAGGTAAAAAACCGAAAGCGATTATAGCGGTATGCATCTATGGCATGCCTTATAAAGTTGAGGCGATAAAGCTTATTGCTGAGAAGTATGATATCCCTCTTATTGAAGATAGTGCAGAGGCATTAGGCAGTATGTACAAGGGGCAGAAATGTGGCACTTTTGGTGATTTGTCAGTTCTTAGTTTTAATGGAAACAAAATCATTACCTCGTCTGGAGGCGGTGCATTGGTTACAAGCAATTATAAGTATAAAGAGAAGGCTGTTTTTCTGTCCACACAATCCAAAGATGCAGCAGCCCATTATCAACATTCGGAAGTTGGTTACAATTACAGACTGAGTAATATTTGTGCAGGCATCGGGAGAGGACAGATGGAAGTCCTCAACGATAGGGTTAGCCAAAGAAGAAGCAACCATGCTTTTTATGAGTCGTTTTTGAATGATGTTGATGGTGTAAGTTTGTTTTCTGAACCTAATGAAGACTATTTTTGTAATTATTGGTTGTCGGTTATTTTGTTAGACCCTACAAAGATTAAGCGTAATCGTGAAGAAATAAGAGAAGGCTTACTAAAAGAAGGTATCGAGGCGCGACCATTGTGGAAACCTCTGCATCTGCAGCCTATTTTTAAAAATTCTAGGTTTTATGGAGGGGATGTTTCCGAGACTTTATTTAATCAAGGCTTGTGCTTGCCTTCTGGATCTAATCTGAGTGAAGATCAAAAAGAGCATATTAAGAAAGTTTTATTAGCTTTATTATAA
- a CDS encoding T9SS type A sorting domain-containing protein has product MGSPTNNTLVSGYSGFQNYGILQFTGSATTDVRSSNGSSTTDYSVASGNGNVFLNANSKFIEISNINTSNYTNLTLSFGVRKGTNATTQPVKIQVSTDGTNYTPLTYNNLPTGSGTVKWYYVSASGLIPSTSNLRIRFTGNDSTNEVRIDDVKLTGTPATTPTLNVSTASLTGLDYFVGQGPSLAKNFKLSGTHLHAGLITLYVGDNYEIAKGASPANGDYAGYLEYSTTGGTFEEQTISVRLKADLPIGQYNNHTSTGDDYVLVSSSNATDVQVNLSGEVKAPSLIASPTALSGFTYVLDNGPSTSQSFTLSGQGLSGTGDAKLLPGDKWEISTDGTNYFGYGAGGISIPNYAGASTTIHARLKAGLSVGNYNHASNDIVAITYTTTGVTAPNVTLSGSVTAPVPTSTLTADGTNNYTYVEGNGPSAEHTYHVSGAHLTGDMTLTAPTNYEVSLTTGTGYQASLTLTPVAGSVASTQVFVRLKAGLLGNTYNGNLTLATAGVTPNKTIPLTGTVTIPAPANDLCGNPTNLTVNAAATSGTMRGATRTAPFTNATTYGINDVWYSFTVTHTADYTISVGGFAGDLDIDLFGTQCPSNADDIIDYAGGSTNPKTLITRLDAGTYYIRVSGFDTAGSTSAFNIAVSSPKAIASDKTSLAFGNVNKNDNSVSESFNASATFLDANATITITAPTHYEVSLDNNAWATSQTLQADAGGFLAATPVYVRFNSANACGATTGKVVLASTGVANVEVDVTATAVVAAPVAIDATNITGTSFVANWNAVPNATSYKVNVYKEATLFDATFDDVDGTGGNDGSWTGSAASGPLASYTTGGTWTLANAFKGASSVKLGTGTKLGSITTPSITVEGTATLTFRAGAWNGNNEKTTLKISATGATLDLATVTLQKGAFDTYTVNITDASGDVKIKFEGETASNSRFFIDDIKVVVKTPIAGSPFTVAAPATSANITGLEADTDYYYTVEALVDACASVASNEIAVSTADRVIWDGTAWNNVEGPNAQVNAEIAGVYDVTTDFVAKDLSVTTGSLAIQPGHSVTVHGALSQSAHDLITVESDASLLQVEGSTHDGKTITVKRNANVPANQYNLWSSPVEAQDLYALYGAAGPVAADKVMEYITKTDTFKPMAAGSKSASAKGYSALGLASNDVTAIFNGVPHNGPVSYNAGANTGQGDGYNLIGNPYPSNFDLDTFYTANASQLDVDVDNTAYFWDNTNNTVYGQWGSSYEGDNYAYYNFSSGVGNPAPALGSGGKKPSNIIKPGQGFIVKLKNTTASLSFDNTMRTAANTSSVYFKTEAPKRYWLELTTPKQLIISTAVVYNEAAVNTYDKYDTAANNFASDGFYTMTSNAKAVSIQGRQDVNIKDDVVPVGIKAYEAGDYSIRFAKGDNIFADGQDVYLKDNSLNKIVKLTDAGYHFALDKGVNTTRFEIVYQSKTLAVDAVNSQKEIVVYKDADSFVVKARSNAITKVEVYDMLGRLVLVSDKASKEVRIANASLVEGTYVLKISQNNNIVTQKVIK; this is encoded by the coding sequence ATGGGGAGTCCGACAAATAACACTCTAGTTAGTGGCTATTCGGGTTTTCAAAACTATGGCATCCTTCAATTTACTGGAAGTGCTACAACTGATGTTAGATCTAGTAATGGTTCGAGTACTACTGACTATTCTGTTGCATCGGGAAATGGAAATGTTTTTTTGAACGCTAATAGTAAGTTTATAGAAATTTCTAATATAAATACTAGTAATTATACAAATCTAACCCTGTCGTTTGGTGTTAGAAAAGGAACAAATGCTACAACGCAACCAGTAAAGATTCAGGTGAGTACTGATGGTACAAATTATACACCATTAACATATAATAATTTACCCACTGGATCAGGAACTGTGAAATGGTATTATGTTTCTGCGTCAGGTTTAATACCATCAACTTCAAATTTAAGAATTAGATTTACAGGGAATGATAGTACAAATGAAGTAAGAATAGACGATGTTAAATTGACGGGAACCCCTGCTACAACTCCAACGCTTAATGTGAGTACTGCTAGTCTTACTGGGTTGGATTATTTTGTAGGGCAAGGACCGTCTTTGGCAAAGAATTTTAAGTTATCGGGTACTCATCTACATGCAGGACTAATTACTCTATACGTTGGTGATAATTATGAAATTGCAAAAGGAGCTTCTCCTGCCAATGGAGATTATGCAGGTTATTTAGAGTATTCTACTACTGGGGGGACTTTTGAAGAACAAACTATATCGGTGCGTCTTAAGGCAGATCTGCCGATTGGGCAATATAACAATCATACTTCTACAGGTGATGATTATGTACTCGTATCAAGTAGTAATGCGACAGATGTACAAGTTAATTTATCAGGAGAAGTTAAAGCGCCATCGCTTATCGCAAGCCCAACAGCTTTGTCAGGTTTTACTTATGTATTAGATAATGGCCCATCTACTTCGCAAAGTTTTACGCTAAGTGGACAAGGATTAAGTGGTACTGGTGATGCTAAGCTTTTGCCAGGAGATAAGTGGGAGATTTCTACGGATGGCACCAATTATTTTGGTTATGGTGCTGGCGGTATTTCGATTCCTAATTATGCTGGCGCTTCAACAACAATACATGCCAGACTAAAAGCAGGATTGTCTGTTGGTAACTATAACCATGCAAGTAATGATATTGTTGCAATAACATATACTACTACAGGTGTTACAGCGCCCAATGTTACATTATCGGGTAGCGTAACAGCGCCCGTGCCAACATCTACACTTACGGCTGATGGTACAAATAACTATACTTATGTGGAAGGCAATGGCCCTTCGGCAGAACATACGTATCATGTTTCGGGAGCTCATCTCACAGGAGATATGACGCTAACAGCACCTACCAATTATGAAGTGTCGCTAACAACGGGTACAGGCTACCAAGCTTCTTTAACATTAACGCCAGTGGCTGGTTCTGTAGCTTCGACACAGGTGTTTGTAAGACTAAAAGCAGGATTGCTAGGCAATACTTATAATGGTAATTTGACTTTGGCTACCGCAGGTGTTACGCCTAATAAAACAATTCCGTTAACAGGAACAGTGACGATACCAGCACCAGCCAACGACCTTTGTGGCAATCCTACCAATCTTACAGTGAATGCAGCAGCTACTAGTGGGACGATGCGTGGTGCGACAAGAACAGCTCCTTTTACAAATGCAACAACATATGGCATCAATGACGTTTGGTATAGCTTCACAGTGACGCATACAGCAGATTATACAATCTCTGTTGGTGGTTTTGCAGGAGATTTAGATATTGATTTGTTTGGAACACAATGTCCAAGCAATGCTGATGATATTATTGATTATGCTGGAGGTTCAACCAATCCAAAAACTTTAATTACAAGATTAGATGCAGGGACTTATTATATAAGAGTTAGTGGTTTTGATACTGCAGGTTCTACTTCTGCATTTAATATTGCAGTAAGTTCGCCTAAAGCCATAGCAAGTGATAAGACCAGTTTGGCTTTTGGTAATGTTAATAAAAATGATAACTCCGTTTCGGAAAGCTTCAATGCTTCGGCGACATTCTTAGATGCTAATGCTACTATTACGATAACAGCACCTACACATTATGAGGTGTCTTTGGATAACAATGCGTGGGCAACTAGCCAAACGCTACAAGCTGATGCTGGTGGTTTCTTGGCTGCTACGCCAGTATATGTAAGATTTAATTCTGCTAATGCTTGTGGTGCTACCACAGGTAAGGTGGTATTAGCAAGTACAGGCGTTGCTAATGTTGAAGTAGATGTTACGGCGACTGCTGTAGTAGCTGCGCCAGTAGCAATAGATGCAACTAATATCACAGGTACAAGCTTTGTAGCCAACTGGAATGCTGTGCCTAACGCTACTAGCTATAAGGTGAATGTGTATAAGGAGGCAACATTATTTGATGCTACTTTTGATGATGTTGACGGAACTGGTGGTAACGATGGTAGCTGGACTGGTAGTGCAGCTTCAGGACCATTAGCTTCATACACAACAGGAGGTACTTGGACACTCGCCAATGCATTCAAAGGAGCTTCTTCTGTAAAGCTGGGAACTGGTACTAAACTAGGGTCAATTACAACACCATCTATTACTGTTGAAGGTACAGCAACCTTAACTTTCAGAGCTGGTGCTTGGAATGGTAATAATGAGAAAACAACATTAAAAATTTCTGCTACAGGTGCTACACTAGATTTAGCGACAGTTACTTTACAAAAAGGTGCTTTCGATACTTATACTGTAAATATTACTGATGCAAGCGGAGATGTAAAAATTAAATTCGAAGGAGAAACAGCTTCTAACTCCAGATTCTTTATCGATGATATTAAAGTAGTAGTTAAAACCCCAATTGCAGGTTCTCCATTTACGGTGGCTGCGCCAGCCACTTCTGCTAATATAACAGGATTAGAGGCAGATACAGACTATTACTATACCGTAGAAGCTTTAGTAGATGCATGTGCTTCTGTAGCATCTAACGAGATTGCTGTAAGCACAGCGGATAGAGTGATCTGGGATGGCACCGCTTGGAACAATGTGGAAGGTCCTAATGCACAGGTTAATGCTGAGATTGCAGGGGTTTATGATGTTACTACAGATTTTGTAGCTAAAGATCTTTCTGTTACAACGGGTAGTTTAGCGATTCAGCCAGGTCATAGTGTAACAGTACATGGCGCTCTTAGTCAGTCGGCTCATGATCTTATCACCGTAGAGAGCGATGCTAGCCTATTGCAAGTAGAAGGATCTACACACGATGGCAAAACAATTACCGTAAAACGTAATGCCAACGTACCAGCTAACCAATACAACCTATGGTCGTCACCAGTTGAGGCACAAGACCTATATGCTTTGTATGGCGCTGCGGGTCCTGTAGCTGCTGATAAAGTGATGGAGTATATCACCAAAACAGATACCTTCAAGCCAATGGCTGCGGGATCAAAATCGGCGAGTGCAAAAGGCTATTCGGCATTGGGACTTGCTTCTAATGATGTAACAGCTATCTTCAATGGTGTACCACATAATGGTCCAGTTAGCTATAACGCAGGTGCTAATACAGGACAGGGCGATGGTTATAACCTTATTGGTAATCCATATCCTTCTAACTTTGACTTGGACACGTTCTATACAGCAAATGCAAGCCAACTAGATGTTGATGTTGATAATACGGCTTACTTCTGGGATAATACCAACAATACGGTATATGGACAATGGGGAAGTAGTTATGAAGGTGATAATTATGCTTATTATAATTTCTCTTCAGGGGTGGGTAATCCAGCGCCAGCCTTAGGTTCTGGTGGAAAAAAACCTAGTAACATTATCAAACCAGGACAAGGCTTTATTGTAAAGCTTAAGAACACGACTGCAAGTCTTAGCTTTGACAATACGATGAGAACTGCAGCTAACACAAGTAGTGTTTATTTCAAAACAGAAGCACCAAAACGTTATTGGCTAGAGCTGACAACGCCAAAACAACTTATCATCAGCACGGCGGTGGTGTACAACGAGGCGGCTGTTAATACTTATGACAAATACGATACAGCGGCTAACAACTTTGCTTCGGATGGCTTCTATACGATGACCAGCAATGCAAAAGCGGTGAGCATCCAAGGTCGTCAAGATGTTAATATTAAAGATGATGTTGTGCCAGTAGGCATCAAAGCTTATGAAGCCGGTGACTACAGCATTCGATTTGCTAAAGGTGACAATATCTTTGCCGATGGGCAAGATGTCTATCTTAAGGATAATAGCCTTAATAAAATAGTTAAGCTTACTGATGCAGGTTACCACTTTGCATTAGACAAAGGTGTTAACACGACGCGTTTTGAAATCGTATATCAGTCGAAGACTTTAGCCGTGGACGCTGTTAACAGCCAGAAAGAGATTGTGGTGTACAAAGATGCCGACAGCTTTGTTGTAAAAGCGAGATCTAATGCGATTACCAAAGTTGAGGTGTATGATATGCTAGGGCGTCTGGTACTTGTTTCTGATAAAGCTTCCAAAGAGGTACGTATCGCGAACGCTAGTTTGGTAGAAGGGACTTATGTTCTTAAGATAAGTCAAAACAATAATATTGTAACGCAAAAGGTAATAAAATAA